AAAGATCAAGGAACTGGGGTTGAACTACCTTCACGTCACGCTTGCAGCTGCGCTCGCAAAAAAAGCGGCCGACGCGGGCGCGGCCGCGGTAATTGTTTCCGGGAGCGAGTCCGGCGGTTTGCGCACCACCGGCCCCGAATCCACTAATCTGATCCTCATCCCGTTGGTGTGCGACATGGTGAGCATTCCCGTGGTCGCCGCCGGAGGAATCGCCGACCGTCGAGGATACCGAGCCGCAATGGCACTCGGCGCTCAGGGTGTACAAATCGGCACCGCATTCCTGGCCTCCGAGGAAAGCCCGGCCCCGCGCGCGTGGAAGGAAGCAATCGTTGCCTGCGGAGACACGGCGACGACGCTGTTGCCGATGGGGCGTATGGCCATGCGCACTATCATCAATCCGAAGCTGGGCGAATTGATTGCCTCCGGCGCAGACCTCAGCCAGGAGTATAATATGCTGAATGCCGGCGAAGCGTGGCGGACGGGCAACTTCGACCTCTTTCCGGCTGGAGCGGGACAGGTAAGCGCATTGATAAATAAGATTAAGCCCGTCAAGGACATTATTGAAGAGATGGTTTCCTGAAGCCAGGCATGGAAACGCGAAGAGAGCGGAGGATGAGGAATGGCGAAATTCGAATACGAGATGGACGAGCATGTGGCCGTGCTGACAATGAACAGCGGGGAGAACCGGTTTAATTTCCCCTTCTTCAAAGGTTTCTCGGAAATACTAGACACCATTGAGCATGATACCGCTGCCGATGTTCTTGTCGTCAAATCCGCGCATGAAAAGATTTGGTCGAACGGCATCGATTTGGACTGGCTCGGGCCCGCAATCGCGGAGGAAGGCCCGCAAATTCGCGACAAGTTCCTGGTCGAGATGTATGGCTTCCTGAGACGCCTGCTGACGTATCCCATGATTACGATCGCGGCCATCAACGGTCACGCCTTTGCCGGCGGCGCCTTTCTGTCCTTCACTCATGATTTTCGTTTCATGCGGTCGGACAGAGGCTGGATCTGCCTTCCTGAAGTAGACATCAACATTCCGCTCGGACCCGTTTTCACCGCCATCTCGAAACGGGCACTCCCCATGTACAAGTTCGAGGAAATGCAATACACCGCCAAGCGATTGACTGCTCAGGAATGCGAACAACATCACATTGTAATGAAGGCGTGCCCTCTCAACGATCTGATGAACGAGGTCCTTGCATTCGCGAACCCGCTAAAGAAGAGCAGGGAGATGATCGGGCAAATGAAACTCGATACGCACAAGGAGCTCTTGGCGGTTATCGATGACACTATCTCGTCACTGTCCAAATAGCCCGTACCATCGCAGGAATCGCTTTTTGAAAGGTGCCAAGATGCCTCTTGTAAGCGTTGAGCATTTTGTCCGTACGGGATATAATCAAGGTCGTGCCACCGCCTGCGGATTAGTTGCGGGCTGATCCTTAATAGTTCGTACCGGAGCATTCGGCGCGCAGCGCTGTCTTAATCTCCGCAATCTCTCAGTAGTGCCGCATCGGACAGGAAAAGGAGCGAAAAGAAATGGGTGACGATGTTTACATCATCGGAGTAGGAATGATCAAGTTCGGAAAACATTACGAGAAGAGCGTCAAACAGATGACAGGAGAGTCGCTCGAACTCGTATTGAAGGATTGCGGTTTGACCCGCAAGGATATCGAAGCCGCCTGGTTCTCGAATACCGGCTGGGGCATGTACTCCTTTCAACATTCGATCCGCGGCCAGGTCGCCCTGAGCGCAAATGGGTTCGATAGTGTTCCCATCACCAACGTGGAAAATGCATGCGCCAGCGGAAGCACCGCCCTGCACGGCGCCTGGACGGCGA
This genomic stretch from Candidatus Abyssobacteria bacterium SURF_5 harbors:
- a CDS encoding enoyl-CoA hydratase/isomerase family protein; this encodes MAKFEYEMDEHVAVLTMNSGENRFNFPFFKGFSEILDTIEHDTAADVLVVKSAHEKIWSNGIDLDWLGPAIAEEGPQIRDKFLVEMYGFLRRLLTYPMITIAAINGHAFAGGAFLSFTHDFRFMRSDRGWICLPEVDINIPLGPVFTAISKRALPMYKFEEMQYTAKRLTAQECEQHHIVMKACPLNDLMNEVLAFANPLKKSREMIGQMKLDTHKELLAVIDDTISSLSK
- a CDS encoding nitronate monooxygenase gives rise to the protein MPRLLEILGSKYPIIQGPIGELNDPKMVAAVCKAGGFGMLALGFVTDLENVREMVAGVKSLTDKPFGANLMLAMNPNNEAILEVLAETGVKTVTTSAGSPKNIYPKIKELGLNYLHVTLAAALAKKAADAGAAAVIVSGSESGGLRTTGPESTNLILIPLVCDMVSIPVVAAGGIADRRGYRAAMALGAQGVQIGTAFLASEESPAPRAWKEAIVACGDTATTLLPMGRMAMRTIINPKLGELIASGADLSQEYNMLNAGEAWRTGNFDLFPAGAGQVSALINKIKPVKDIIEEMVS